The following proteins come from a genomic window of Phnomibacter ginsenosidimutans:
- a CDS encoding acyltransferase family protein, with product MGIIRFILAISVVLAHAGPLLGNSLVGGQLAVQAFYIISGFYMALILNEKYVSGNRGYKIFIVNRALRLFPIYWFILFATLLYSLAIGFNNNGAFFPLLDIYIHHFSELGWLASGLLIFSNFFILFQDLILFLGVHIDTGQLFFTSDFLNTSPILHKFVLIPQAWTLSLELLFYLIAPFIVRKKLMVIISLLLISAFIKYTLHIWGLEKDPWSYRFFPAELMFFLLGTLAYRVIFIKIAGKRQYKILSLSMLTLLLSATFFYNQIALPGKSALYLTLIFLTLPFAFTFTKNISLDRYIGELSYPIYISHMLVLTVCYALHLESLGTISLFAVILSILLSIFMNETIGKRIERIRQSRIPG from the coding sequence GTGGGAATTATCCGATTTATTTTAGCCATTTCAGTTGTATTAGCACATGCAGGCCCACTGCTTGGGAATAGCCTTGTTGGAGGCCAATTAGCTGTTCAAGCATTTTACATTATATCGGGCTTTTACATGGCACTAATACTAAACGAAAAGTATGTGTCAGGAAACCGTGGATATAAAATATTCATAGTAAATAGAGCACTGCGATTGTTTCCAATTTATTGGTTCATACTCTTCGCCACATTACTCTATTCATTGGCTATTGGATTCAATAATAATGGTGCGTTTTTCCCACTACTGGATATATACATTCATCATTTTTCTGAACTGGGATGGTTAGCATCAGGCTTGTTGATTTTTTCGAATTTTTTCATCCTGTTTCAAGACTTGATTTTATTTCTTGGCGTGCATATCGATACAGGCCAATTGTTTTTCACCAGTGATTTCTTGAATACCAGTCCTATACTTCACAAGTTTGTACTTATTCCGCAAGCATGGACTTTGAGCTTAGAGTTACTGTTTTATTTGATTGCGCCATTTATTGTCAGAAAAAAACTGATGGTGATTATTTCTCTCCTTTTGATATCTGCATTCATTAAGTATACGCTGCACATTTGGGGCTTAGAGAAAGACCCTTGGTCATACAGATTCTTTCCTGCAGAACTTATGTTTTTTTTACTGGGAACACTTGCTTATAGGGTGATATTTATTAAAATCGCTGGCAAAAGACAGTATAAAATTCTGTCTTTATCTATGTTAACGTTATTACTATCAGCTACTTTCTTTTATAATCAAATTGCTTTACCTGGTAAATCAGCCCTTTATTTGACGCTGATATTCCTTACCCTTCCGTTTGCTTTTACATTTACCAAAAACATTTCTCTTGATCGATACATTGGAGAGCTTTCATATCCAATTTACATTTCTCATATGCTCGTCCTTACGGTATGCTATGCGCTACATCTGGAAAGTTTGGGAACTATCAGTTTGTTTGCTGTTATTCTTTCCATCTTGCTTTCCATTTTCATGAATGAAACAATCGGCAAAAGAATAGAACGTATTAGACAATCCCGAATACCGGGTTGA
- a CDS encoding beta-1,6-N-acetylglucosaminyltransferase: MKHTALILAHRYPRQLNRLVQRLQQLHITPLVHVDAKQRAMTAALEHPYISCYKVNWGGYSTVAAFELLLKNAVAQRADYYSLISGQCYPLMSRHSMEATLSSGLNYLEYYALPFANWSGHGGLDRYAYLHFPDLPYPRLRDYLRQAQIRLGYRRQWPTGIQPYGGSDWFTITHTAAEYLLLQMPKWKRFFRYTLLPSEAMVHTILLNSPLAHTVANNNLRMIEWHRGPEHPRTWRHEDLPLLLQSGKCFGRKFEAVQDMSLLDAIDKAVDKAA, translated from the coding sequence ATGAAACACACGGCCCTGATATTGGCACACCGCTACCCCCGCCAGCTGAACCGGTTGGTACAGCGGTTGCAGCAGTTGCACATAACCCCATTGGTACATGTAGATGCGAAGCAACGGGCAATGACTGCTGCCTTGGAGCATCCGTACATCAGCTGCTACAAAGTGAATTGGGGCGGCTACTCCACTGTAGCGGCTTTTGAGCTATTGCTAAAAAATGCGGTGGCACAGCGGGCCGATTATTACTCTCTCATTTCTGGTCAGTGTTATCCATTGATGAGCAGGCACAGCATGGAAGCTACACTCAGCAGCGGGCTCAACTATCTGGAATATTATGCCCTGCCATTTGCCAATTGGTCGGGCCATGGCGGGCTCGACCGTTACGCCTACCTGCATTTTCCCGACCTGCCCTATCCACGCCTCCGCGATTACCTGCGCCAGGCACAAATACGCTTGGGCTATCGCCGGCAATGGCCAACGGGTATTCAGCCCTATGGTGGTTCGGATTGGTTTACCATTACGCATACAGCAGCCGAATACCTGCTGCTGCAAATGCCCAAATGGAAACGATTTTTCCGCTATACGCTGCTACCCAGCGAAGCCATGGTGCATACCATTTTGCTGAACTCGCCGCTGGCCCACACGGTGGCCAACAATAACCTGCGGATGATTGAATGGCACAGAGGGCCGGAGCATCCCCGCACCTGGCGCCACGAAGACCTGCCTTTGCTGCTGCAAAGTGGCAAATGTTTCGGCAGGAAATTTGAGGCAGTACAAGACATGTCTTTATTGGATGCCATAGACAAAGCAGTTGACAAGGCAGCATAA
- a CDS encoding glycosyltransferase — protein MTTPGISIALCTYNGAQFLDQQLASLFGQTLPPNEIVICDDGSTDNTIAIVQQWQQQQPGIIRLYQNASNLGFGLNFKQAIEYCTQDIIFLSDQGRCVAARKNSGDEQLAAGTSPLQWLVLQRPVDG, from the coding sequence GTGACTACCCCCGGCATTTCCATAGCCTTGTGTACCTACAACGGTGCCCAATTTCTCGATCAGCAATTGGCTTCGCTGTTTGGCCAAACCCTGCCGCCCAACGAAATAGTGATATGCGACGACGGCAGTACCGACAATACCATTGCTATTGTACAGCAATGGCAACAGCAACAGCCCGGCATTATCCGGCTCTATCAAAATGCCAGCAACCTGGGCTTTGGCCTCAACTTTAAACAGGCCATTGAATACTGCACCCAAGACATCATTTTTTTATCGGATCAGGGACGATGTGTGGCTGCCCGAAAAAATAGCGGTGATGAGCAGCTGGCTGCAGGCACATCCCCACTGCAATGGCTTGTTTTGCAACGGCCTGTTGATGGATGA
- a CDS encoding FkbM family methyltransferase: MKSLIKKLTIRVAPKWLKKIITHDFKQQEGIEFGYYHTSYSQQGEDLHLKRFFENKQNGFYVDIGAFHPHYFSNTQIFYHNGWSGINIEPNPEQFKLFTEFRKRDLNLNVAVGDNSDSLTYYRFNMPALNGFDKRNVAQWQQKEGFQLIDTLNIPTYSLSAILEKHLPAGQQIDFMTVDTEGWDLKVLQSNNWEKFRPTVIVVETELKADEPPSRNSIFQLMTSVDYSLWCITGGSWLFKNNVKF, translated from the coding sequence ATGAAGTCTTTAATAAAAAAGCTTACGATCAGGGTAGCTCCGAAATGGTTGAAAAAAATCATTACTCATGATTTCAAACAACAAGAGGGAATAGAATTTGGTTACTACCATACATCCTATTCACAACAAGGAGAAGATTTGCACTTAAAACGCTTTTTTGAAAATAAACAAAATGGATTCTATGTAGATATCGGCGCATTTCATCCACATTACTTTTCAAATACTCAAATCTTTTACCACAATGGATGGAGTGGCATCAACATCGAACCAAATCCTGAACAGTTTAAACTTTTCACAGAGTTTCGCAAAAGGGATCTCAATTTGAACGTTGCTGTAGGAGACAATTCAGATTCACTAACCTACTATCGTTTTAATATGCCCGCTTTAAATGGGTTTGACAAAAGAAACGTAGCGCAATGGCAGCAAAAGGAAGGCTTTCAATTGATTGATACTTTGAACATACCCACATATTCGTTATCAGCTATTCTAGAAAAACACCTGCCTGCGGGGCAACAAATAGATTTTATGACTGTTGATACTGAAGGCTGGGATTTGAAAGTTTTACAGAGTAATAATTGGGAGAAATTCAGACCTACAGTTATCGTTGTAGAAACTGAATTGAAAGCTGATGAACCACCCTCTCGAAATTCAATCTTTCAATTAATGACATCTGTTGACTATTCTCTTTGGTGTATCACCGGAGGTTCATGGTTATTCAAAAACAATGTGAAGTTTTAG
- a CDS encoding acyltransferase family protein produces the protein MQPAPHHNNFDFIRLLLASFVIITHSYALLGLPEHDGLWQWSGGNVAFSTLGVNGFFIVSGYLVCQSLERSASIASYLRKRALRIFPGLLLALLFSWALAWLHFNGPGLQFLAQADSWTFIPRNMLLLWPQYSIEGSFQELPAAHRGEINGSLWTLGYEWLMYLCLLPLFWIRRAAWRKVVPPIIIIGLLALMYTDNHWRLPQWGSIQLSKLTSLGTYFLAGASLHVLGFGKRLKWLHLLITIGLLMASIHFHQYFIMQYLLWPVIIIGIAQQPAWRLTRFIQQRGDLSYGIYLLAFPVQQTLVSQWPNLTPGMLAGLSWLLVLPLAYASWHLVEKPALRWKQPAIQQQFKPLTSNA, from the coding sequence ATGCAACCTGCTCCACACCACAACAATTTCGATTTCATCAGGCTGCTGCTGGCATCCTTTGTCATCATTACCCACAGCTATGCATTGCTAGGATTGCCAGAGCATGATGGGTTGTGGCAATGGAGTGGGGGCAACGTGGCGTTTTCTACACTCGGTGTCAATGGATTTTTTATTGTATCGGGGTACCTGGTATGCCAAAGCCTGGAAAGGTCGGCCAGCATAGCCAGTTATCTCCGCAAAAGAGCCTTGCGCATTTTTCCCGGCTTACTGCTGGCCCTGCTATTTTCATGGGCGCTGGCCTGGCTGCATTTCAATGGTCCGGGGTTGCAGTTTTTAGCGCAAGCCGATAGCTGGACTTTTATACCCCGAAACATGCTCTTGCTCTGGCCGCAATACAGCATTGAAGGCAGCTTTCAAGAACTGCCCGCAGCACACCGTGGCGAAATCAACGGCTCACTCTGGACCCTGGGCTACGAATGGCTGATGTACCTCTGCCTTCTGCCACTGTTCTGGATTCGAAGGGCCGCATGGCGCAAGGTTGTTCCTCCAATCATCATTATAGGGTTGCTTGCACTCATGTATACCGACAACCACTGGCGCCTGCCGCAGTGGGGCAGTATACAGCTGAGTAAACTCACCAGCCTTGGTACCTATTTTTTGGCAGGTGCCAGCCTGCATGTACTGGGTTTTGGCAAACGCCTCAAATGGCTGCACCTATTGATAACAATTGGTTTATTGATGGCGTCCATTCACTTTCACCAATACTTTATTATGCAATACCTGTTGTGGCCGGTAATCATCATCGGCATAGCACAGCAGCCCGCCTGGCGCCTTACCCGCTTCATACAGCAACGGGGCGATCTATCATACGGCATCTACCTGCTGGCATTTCCGGTACAGCAAACACTGGTTAGCCAATGGCCCAACCTTACACCAGGTATGCTGGCCGGCTTGAGCTGGCTGCTGGTACTGCCACTGGCTTATGCCAGCTGGCACCTGGTAGAAAAGCCCGCCCTCCGCTGGAAACAGCCTGCCATACAGCAGCAATTCAAACCCCTTACAAGCAACGCATGA
- a CDS encoding glycosyltransferase family 2 protein: MNTLPLISVVMPCYNAAAFIEDSIRSVLQQTYAQWELIIINDGSTDETAQRISAFSDNRIRLIQLNHNHGIAYCRNLGIQEAKGKYICWLDADDIALPQRLAIQVQAFELNTDLVLCAGAAHQLHDGTTSASAHYEPASSAVLKARLFFAFPFTNSSIALRASAVLSLQTFTQTYKQAEDYILYCRLVQSGEFVLLNQPLVLYRIHQSDNRITSDNNNADIVQGRMIAWRLLLAQLQLQTTDEVLLLHDKITYYRNRITASDTAHYSSYIQLLCSMQQRNAAANVFDRPTFDAEIAGRIYSTLILAHVPVWAAFRQAYQHRNILGIATSMKLCLNKMRRWLLRMQ, encoded by the coding sequence ATGAATACGCTTCCACTTATTTCTGTAGTAATGCCCTGCTACAATGCTGCTGCCTTTATAGAAGACAGCATTCGCAGTGTGCTGCAACAAACGTACGCACAGTGGGAACTCATCATAATCAATGACGGCAGTACAGATGAAACGGCGCAGCGCATCTCAGCTTTTTCCGACAACCGCATACGACTCATCCAGCTGAATCATAACCACGGGATTGCCTATTGCAGAAACTTGGGCATACAGGAAGCAAAGGGAAAATATATCTGCTGGCTGGATGCCGACGACATTGCCCTTCCACAACGGTTGGCCATACAGGTGCAGGCTTTCGAATTGAATACCGATTTGGTGTTGTGCGCAGGTGCAGCACACCAGTTGCATGATGGAACTACTTCTGCATCGGCACATTACGAACCAGCATCTTCTGCAGTGTTGAAAGCCCGATTGTTTTTCGCATTTCCATTTACCAACTCCAGTATTGCCCTCCGTGCTTCAGCCGTACTATCACTACAAACCTTTACACAAACCTATAAGCAAGCAGAAGACTACATTTTGTATTGCAGACTTGTACAATCTGGTGAGTTCGTATTACTCAATCAGCCACTGGTACTATATCGCATTCACCAAAGTGATAATCGCATCACCAGCGACAACAACAATGCAGACATTGTACAGGGCAGAATGATTGCCTGGCGGCTACTGCTAGCACAATTGCAATTGCAAACCACCGATGAAGTGCTGTTGTTACACGATAAAATCACATACTACCGTAACCGAATTACGGCTTCAGATACTGCACACTACAGTAGCTACATTCAGCTGCTGTGCAGCATGCAGCAACGCAATGCCGCTGCAAATGTATTTGACAGGCCAACTTTTGATGCAGAAATAGCCGGCAGAATTTACAGCACACTGATCCTTGCGCATGTACCCGTTTGGGCTGCATTTAGGCAAGCATACCAACACCGTAATATCTTGGGTATAGCTACCAGTATGAAGCTATGCCTGAATAAAATGCGGCGCTGGTTGTTGCGCATGCAATAA
- a CDS encoding glycosyltransferase family 2 protein, giving the protein MSVATPVLLILFNRPDTTARVWEAIRAAQPPVLLIAADAARHPGEEAQVQAARAITEQVDWPCTVHRRYASTNQGCKWGPYNAISWGFELVAAMIILEDDCLPHPDFFRFCDSMLERYRNHPQVMHISGSSFAAPAGTYSYQFSRFTFVWGWCTTRQAWSAMDIAMEQWPQLRQQGWLRRFFTDPHDVQYWQAQFDNVQHQQASIWDYQWTFSIWQAGGLCIYPAVNLVSNIGFGSGATHTHQEDSWLANRALQALGTLVHPSDIRINQQADQWLMRHVYAPKPPSLWQRLLRKLQSPFNR; this is encoded by the coding sequence ATGTCAGTAGCCACCCCTGTTTTACTCATCCTCTTCAACCGGCCCGATACCACGGCCCGGGTATGGGAAGCTATACGGGCAGCACAGCCGCCTGTGTTGCTCATAGCGGCCGATGCGGCCCGCCACCCCGGGGAGGAGGCACAGGTGCAGGCAGCCCGGGCTATTACCGAACAGGTAGACTGGCCTTGCACCGTACACCGCCGCTATGCCAGTACCAACCAGGGCTGCAAGTGGGGGCCGTACAATGCCATCAGCTGGGGTTTTGAACTGGTAGCAGCAATGATTATCCTGGAAGATGATTGCCTGCCACATCCCGATTTTTTCCGCTTTTGCGACAGCATGTTGGAGCGGTACCGTAATCACCCACAGGTAATGCATATCAGTGGCAGCAGCTTTGCTGCACCAGCTGGTACATATAGCTATCAGTTTAGCCGCTTCACCTTTGTGTGGGGCTGGTGCACTACCCGGCAGGCATGGTCAGCCATGGACATTGCCATGGAGCAATGGCCCCAACTGCGCCAGCAAGGCTGGTTGCGCCGCTTTTTTACCGACCCGCACGATGTACAATACTGGCAGGCACAGTTCGACAATGTACAGCACCAGCAGGCCAGCATCTGGGATTATCAATGGACATTTTCCATTTGGCAAGCCGGTGGCTTGTGCATTTATCCTGCGGTAAACCTGGTGAGCAATATTGGTTTTGGCAGCGGCGCTACCCATACGCATCAAGAAGATTCGTGGCTGGCCAACCGAGCCTTACAGGCATTAGGCACCCTGGTGCACCCTTCTGACATTCGCATCAACCAGCAAGCCGACCAATGGCTGATGCGACATGTATATGCGCCCAAACCACCTTCGTTATGGCAACGCCTGCTCCGCAAACTGCAATCACCATTCAACCGCTAA
- a CDS encoding alpha-1,2-fucosyltransferase — MIITKLQGGLGNQMFQYAMGFALARHMDVPLYYDSSWFNESFDPAIVTPRSFALDIFRLSGQPADAAMVKQFFPTPHWPDKIWHRLKRILGTEALLYEQQPGYDKIILAKARKNSYLQGYWQSAAYFSNVELALRQEFQFVEQAASPYTAQIAAAALPVAIHVRRGDYAHNAATQSIHGLLTPAYYQQGIALLQQALGNGIDWFIFSDDPTWCSAAFASLPNHTIVDSSSYPHWYDMQLMSTCKHHIIANSSYSWWGAWLAAHATQLVVAPAQWCATMQAIPQHMHPAHWETI, encoded by the coding sequence ATGATTATTACCAAACTACAAGGAGGCCTGGGCAACCAAATGTTTCAGTATGCCATGGGGTTTGCCTTGGCCCGGCACATGGATGTGCCGTTGTACTACGATAGCAGTTGGTTCAATGAAAGTTTCGACCCCGCAATTGTTACGCCACGCAGTTTTGCCCTCGATATTTTCCGGCTGAGCGGGCAGCCCGCCGATGCCGCCATGGTAAAACAATTTTTTCCTACCCCGCATTGGCCGGATAAAATATGGCACCGCCTCAAACGCATATTGGGTACCGAAGCACTGTTGTACGAACAACAGCCGGGATACGACAAAATCATACTCGCCAAAGCCCGGAAAAACAGCTACCTGCAAGGGTACTGGCAAAGCGCTGCCTATTTTTCGAATGTAGAACTGGCGCTACGTCAAGAGTTTCAATTTGTGGAGCAGGCAGCATCGCCATACACTGCACAGATAGCAGCAGCTGCACTTCCCGTGGCCATCCATGTACGCCGTGGCGACTATGCCCACAACGCCGCCACACAAAGCATCCACGGTTTGCTGACGCCGGCGTATTATCAACAAGGCATTGCCCTGCTGCAACAAGCACTGGGGAATGGCATCGATTGGTTTATTTTTTCGGACGACCCTACCTGGTGTTCAGCTGCATTTGCGTCACTGCCCAATCATACCATCGTAGATAGCAGCAGCTACCCGCATTGGTACGATATGCAATTGATGAGCACCTGCAAACACCACATCATTGCCAACAGCAGCTACAGCTGGTGGGGTGCCTGGCTGGCGGCACATGCTACACAGCTGGTGGTGGCCCCGGCACAATGGTGTGCTACAATGCAAGCCATTCCACAGCACATGCATCCTGCACATTGGGAAACAATATGA
- a CDS encoding glycosyltransferase family 2 protein: MATESTQENIGHLNLAATPCISVIVPFYNHAAFVQRRIESLLAQTAGRLELILLDDASTDNTDSLLRQWEHHPAVQCVCINTHNSGSPFLQWQRGLQLARQEWVWIAEGDDYCDPDFIQALLPALTEPRCVLAYNEVRWVNEHDELLKASQPQPARWYSGREFLARHMMLQDHLVNSGMLLFRRSALQGLPHRWTEMKQAGDYLLWVQIAAQGKVYASGTEQAAFVRHSQSLSLQQLGSLTHLNESIEVQDEIVKHFPAFISIHRKYILQQLIQTETGKNGMQLEEYANRIKFWQAIAQQRGGGFKLVHIRLLAFTAKFFHTLRKYLRQES; the protein is encoded by the coding sequence GTGGCCACAGAAAGTACTCAAGAAAATATTGGGCATCTAAACTTGGCAGCTACCCCCTGCATATCGGTCATTGTTCCCTTTTATAACCACGCTGCATTTGTGCAACGCCGCATAGAAAGCCTGCTGGCGCAAACGGCCGGCCGGCTCGAACTCATTTTGCTGGATGATGCCAGCACGGACAACACAGACAGCCTGCTGCGCCAATGGGAGCATCATCCTGCGGTACAATGTGTTTGCATCAATACCCACAACAGCGGCTCGCCCTTTTTGCAATGGCAGCGGGGCCTGCAACTGGCCCGGCAAGAATGGGTATGGATAGCTGAAGGCGATGACTATTGCGACCCTGACTTTATACAAGCCTTGCTACCCGCCCTTACCGAGCCCCGCTGTGTGCTGGCCTACAACGAAGTACGCTGGGTAAATGAGCACGACGAACTGCTGAAAGCCAGCCAGCCACAGCCCGCCCGCTGGTACAGCGGCCGCGAATTTTTGGCCCGCCACATGATGCTGCAAGACCATTTGGTCAACTCGGGTATGCTGCTCTTTCGACGGTCGGCCCTGCAGGGTTTGCCCCACCGCTGGACGGAAATGAAACAAGCCGGCGACTACCTGCTGTGGGTACAAATAGCCGCCCAAGGCAAGGTTTATGCCAGTGGCACAGAGCAGGCCGCCTTTGTACGCCATAGCCAAAGCCTGAGCCTGCAACAGCTTGGAAGTTTAACTCACTTAAACGAAAGCATTGAGGTGCAAGACGAGATTGTAAAACACTTCCCCGCCTTTATATCCATACACAGAAAATACATTTTACAACAGCTCATTCAGACAGAGACAGGTAAAAATGGTATGCAATTAGAAGAGTATGCAAATAGAATCAAATTCTGGCAAGCAATCGCCCAACAAAGAGGCGGTGGATTCAAATTAGTGCATATAAGACTACTGGCATTTACTGCCAAATTCTTTCACACATTGAGAAAGTATCTTAGACAAGAATCATGA
- a CDS encoding FkbM family methyltransferase translates to MIGGLIHSLTQHLARKKRGTKLFEYLHYLSLEGLNVGNSRPASENGEQHLIQMLSKQFATIDSPVVFDVGANRGDYSQLVLNFMPNCKLYAFEPIPELNTQLKQRFELAANMQIHPLLVSNQVGQQAFFQRHDQNALSSVYNRYHNNEPTKQSVITVNTIIIDAFCSANKIREIHFLKIDAEGHDLFVLQGAKEMLAAKKIHHIQFEFGGSNIDSRTYMRDFFELLSDDFQISRVMEDGLAPLNNYHESLEIFSAANYYAQLKDT, encoded by the coding sequence ATGATTGGTGGTTTGATACATAGCCTCACCCAACACCTAGCCCGAAAAAAGCGAGGAACAAAATTGTTTGAGTACCTGCATTATTTATCACTTGAAGGATTGAATGTTGGCAATTCAAGGCCTGCTTCTGAAAACGGAGAGCAGCATTTAATTCAGATGCTATCAAAGCAATTTGCCACTATCGACTCGCCTGTTGTATTTGATGTTGGCGCCAATCGCGGCGACTATAGTCAGCTGGTGCTGAACTTCATGCCGAACTGCAAACTATATGCATTTGAGCCCATTCCTGAATTGAACACTCAGCTGAAACAACGGTTTGAGTTAGCAGCAAACATGCAAATACATCCACTCTTGGTGAGCAACCAGGTTGGCCAACAAGCTTTTTTCCAACGTCATGACCAGAATGCTTTGTCCAGTGTATACAACCGCTATCACAACAATGAGCCAACCAAGCAATCTGTCATCACGGTCAATACTATTATCATTGATGCGTTTTGTTCTGCTAACAAGATTAGAGAGATTCATTTTCTCAAAATCGATGCTGAAGGTCACGACCTATTTGTATTGCAGGGTGCTAAAGAAATGTTGGCTGCCAAAAAAATACACCACATTCAGTTCGAATTTGGCGGCAGCAATATAGACTCCCGTACCTATATGCGTGATTTTTTTGAGTTGCTTTCAGATGACTTCCAAATCAGCAGGGTAATGGAAGATGGATTAGCGCCGTTAAACAATTACCATGAAAGTCTGGAAATATTTTCAGCAGCCAATTATTATGCTCAACTAAAAGATACATGA
- a CDS encoding glycosyltransferase family 2 protein, giving the protein MNELVTIVIPCYMQAQYLQEAIDSVRAQTYPHWECIVVNDASPDHTAAVADAAATTDSRIRVIHKPHNEGLAAARNTGISHANGMFILPLDADDLIHPEYLQKSLAVFYNNSAVKVVYTDVWTFGDQSREVCRPEINMNELCHHNLFQPTALFKKSDFQKTDGYRKNVYGYEDWDMWLQLIEKPAHAHRIKEHLFGVRVKQQSMIIELVSDAEKERTVRRNVMHNNLARVRQWAPELLSQQHSSFFFKILKRIKSVIR; this is encoded by the coding sequence ATGAACGAACTGGTAACCATCGTTATCCCTTGCTATATGCAGGCGCAATACCTGCAGGAAGCCATCGACTCGGTACGGGCACAAACCTATCCGCATTGGGAATGCATTGTTGTAAACGATGCCAGCCCCGACCATACGGCCGCCGTGGCCGATGCAGCCGCTACGACAGACAGCCGCATACGGGTGATACACAAACCGCACAATGAAGGACTGGCTGCTGCCAGAAATACAGGAATTAGCCATGCGAATGGCATGTTCATCCTTCCATTAGACGCTGACGACTTGATTCACCCTGAATACCTTCAAAAATCATTGGCTGTATTCTATAACAATTCTGCCGTAAAGGTTGTGTACACTGATGTATGGACATTCGGAGATCAAAGCAGAGAGGTTTGCAGACCAGAAATCAACATGAATGAATTATGTCATCATAATCTTTTTCAACCAACTGCGCTTTTTAAAAAATCAGACTTTCAAAAAACGGACGGATACAGGAAGAATGTGTATGGGTATGAAGATTGGGATATGTGGTTACAGCTAATTGAAAAACCAGCACATGCCCATAGAATAAAGGAACATTTATTTGGGGTAAGGGTAAAACAGCAAAGCATGATTATCGAACTGGTATCCGATGCAGAAAAGGAAAGAACGGTGAGGAGAAATGTGATGCACAATAACCTGGCAAGAGTTCGTCAATGGGCTCCCGAGTTGCTTTCACAACAGCATAGCAGTTTTTTCTTTAAAATCCTGAAAAGAATAAAGTCAGTGATACGATGA